A genome region from uncultured Desulfovibrio sp. includes the following:
- a CDS encoding O-antigen ligase family protein, protein MFHHMSQRLRLLYSNDPGEFFFRGLFWSFWLTLAIFPSGYGTREVMPLVCLLFLAGYYRHARQRSVWGRLPVRALFFCLWTMILLGIVLSGNVFSSLLHAGTGINKGFILPLIAMECVRDLRDLRRLVWAGVMACLWQGLDGIWQWYSGYDFIMGYTLNSGRLTGSLGDYAVGNYIALALIPSFACWHLLRERFSAPAASLLLGMLLFPAFFLLVGASSRSGFLAVGASLCFWWVVARPPVSRRLLLILLGLLGLFVLAQQSRLGPSVVAGDGRWSLWRLGWAVFCQHPVFGAGAGQYNAAFRALGLVPERDAITISHPHNMYLDLLYAHGLVGFALGMLFLLGFALWGYRCIRPQLAGWAAGTPQRLYWQITGWFWCGYMGWLVNGIFGHDFYRTWWLGLAMCHLGVFAGAIVNGERCAAARRGTGGPQAPAVAPQGKADTAEPSESPWRERTR, encoded by the coding sequence ATGTTCCATCATATGTCCCAGCGGCTGCGGCTTTTGTACAGCAACGACCCCGGAGAATTCTTCTTCCGTGGACTGTTCTGGTCCTTCTGGCTGACACTGGCCATCTTTCCCAGCGGCTATGGCACCCGCGAGGTCATGCCGCTGGTCTGCCTTCTTTTTCTTGCGGGCTATTATCGCCATGCCCGACAGCGTTCCGTATGGGGCCGCCTGCCGGTGCGCGCCCTGTTTTTCTGCCTTTGGACCATGATTCTGCTGGGGATTGTCCTGTCCGGCAATGTCTTTTCCTCGCTGCTGCATGCGGGAACGGGCATCAACAAGGGCTTTATCCTGCCCCTCATTGCCATGGAATGCGTGCGCGACCTGCGCGATCTGCGCCGTCTGGTCTGGGCCGGCGTCATGGCCTGTCTGTGGCAGGGGCTGGACGGCATCTGGCAGTGGTACAGCGGCTATGACTTCATTATGGGCTACACGCTCAATAGCGGCCGCCTCACCGGCAGCCTGGGCGACTATGCCGTGGGCAACTACATTGCCCTGGCGCTCATCCCTTCCTTTGCCTGCTGGCATCTGCTGCGGGAGCGCTTTTCCGCCCCTGCGGCCTCGCTGCTGCTGGGCATGCTGCTGTTTCCGGCCTTTTTTTTGCTGGTAGGGGCCAGCAGCCGCAGCGGCTTTCTGGCGGTGGGGGCGTCGCTGTGTTTCTGGTGGGTGGTGGCCCGGCCGCCCGTTTCCCGGCGTCTGCTGCTGATTCTGCTGGGGCTGCTGGGGCTTTTTGTGCTGGCACAGCAGTCCCGTCTGGGACCCTCCGTGGTGGCCGGCGACGGACGCTGGAGCCTGTGGCGCCTGGGCTGGGCCGTTTTTTGCCAGCATCCCGTCTTCGGGGCGGGAGCCGGGCAGTACAATGCCGCCTTCCGGGCGCTGGGGCTGGTGCCGGAACGGGATGCCATCACCATCAGCCATCCGCACAATATGTACCTTGACCTGCTCTATGCCCACGGCCTGGTGGGTTTTGCCCTGGGCATGCTATTTCTGCTGGGCTTTGCCCTGTGGGGCTACCGGTGCATACGGCCGCAGCTGGCGGGCTGGGCCGCCGGCACGCCGCAGCGCCTGTACTGGCAGATCACGGGCTGGTTCTGGTGCGGCTACATGGGCTGGCTGGTCAACGGCATCTTTGGCCACGATTTCTACCGTACCTGGTGGCTGGGGCTGGCCATGTGCCATCTGGGAGTGTTTGCCGGCGCTATCGTCAATGGCGAGCGCTGCGCCGCGGCGCGGCGCGGCACGGGCGGCCCGCAGGCGCCGGCAGTTGCACCGCAGGGGAAGGCCGATACGGCAGAACCGTCGGAATCCCCATGGCGGGAGAGAACACGTTAG
- a CDS encoding NYN domain-containing protein produces MARFTGFDEVYSALYVDFDNIYTRFLEVDPEAARSFGSAPYRWVRWIENHALRILYGDGVRRRILKRTCYLNPQRYQEFRHQFTRSAFQVVDCPPLTSRGKTSTDIHLVMDCMDDLSHPTKFDEFIILSGDADFTPLLIRLQEHARRTLVLSVGYSSPAYTAAASWRIREDWFVQQALKEEREEFETESPARNQAAPAPQQDSHDEDPTPGNHW; encoded by the coding sequence ATGGCTCGATTCACAGGATTTGATGAAGTGTACAGTGCTCTTTATGTGGATTTTGACAATATCTATACGCGCTTTCTGGAAGTGGACCCCGAGGCCGCCCGCTCCTTTGGCAGTGCGCCCTACCGCTGGGTCCGCTGGATAGAAAACCATGCCCTGCGTATTCTGTATGGCGATGGCGTGCGGCGCCGCATCCTCAAGCGGACGTGCTACCTCAACCCCCAGCGCTATCAGGAATTCCGTCATCAGTTCACGCGCAGCGCCTTCCAGGTGGTGGACTGCCCCCCTCTCACCTCGCGAGGCAAGACCAGCACGGACATCCATCTGGTAATGGACTGCATGGACGACCTTTCCCACCCCACCAAGTTTGATGAATTCATCATTCTTTCCGGTGATGCCGACTTCACCCCCCTGCTCATCCGGCTTCAGGAGCATGCCCGGCGCACGCTCGTCCTTTCCGTGGGGTATTCCTCGCCGGCCTATACGGCTGCCGCCTCCTGGCGCATCCGCGAAGACTGGTTCGTGCAGCAGGCCCTCAAGGAAGAGCGGGAGGAATTCGAGACGGAAAGCCCGGCCCGCAACCAGGCGGCGCCCGCTCCGCAGCAGGACAGTCATGACGAGGATCCCACCCCTGGAAATCACTGGTAG
- a CDS encoding basic amino acid ABC transporter substrate-binding protein, whose amino-acid sequence MLRKLALALLALTLWCSPAAAETYVVAGDCTWPPMEALDKDKTPVGYSFDIIRAVAKAAGFEVEIRNIAWDGIFAGVAAGNYDIVASSTTITPERQKAFDFSDPYYEVRQAVIMPAGKTISKLADLKGKSVGGQIGTTGIFVMQKANVGATIREYDDVGLAIQDMVAGRIDAVICDDPVAMYYMNKKAEYAKKLNVPLVTNDVEYYGFTIKKGRKDLAEKINKGLKIIRENGTEAKIKEKWMGAE is encoded by the coding sequence ATGCTGCGCAAACTCGCCCTGGCCCTGCTGGCCCTGACCCTCTGGTGCAGCCCGGCGGCTGCCGAAACCTACGTTGTGGCCGGTGACTGCACCTGGCCGCCCATGGAAGCCCTTGACAAGGACAAGACCCCCGTGGGCTATTCCTTTGACATCATCCGCGCCGTGGCCAAGGCTGCCGGCTTTGAAGTGGAAATCCGCAATATTGCCTGGGACGGCATCTTCGCCGGCGTGGCGGCGGGCAACTACGACATCGTGGCCTCCTCCACCACCATCACCCCCGAACGTCAGAAGGCCTTTGACTTCTCCGACCCCTACTATGAAGTGCGCCAGGCCGTGATCATGCCCGCCGGCAAGACCATCTCCAAGCTGGCCGACCTCAAGGGCAAGAGCGTGGGCGGCCAGATCGGCACCACCGGCATCTTTGTCATGCAGAAGGCCAATGTGGGCGCCACCATCCGCGAATATGACGACGTGGGCCTTGCCATCCAGGACATGGTGGCCGGCCGCATCGACGCCGTGATCTGTGACGATCCGGTGGCCATGTACTACATGAACAAGAAGGCCGAATACGCCAAGAAGCTCAATGTGCCGCTGGTGACCAACGATGTGGAATACTACGGCTTCACCATCAAGAAGGGCCGCAAGGACCTGGCGGAAAAGATCAACAAGGGTCTCAAGATCATCCGCGAAAACGGCACCGAAGCCAAGATCAAGGAAAAGTGGATGGGCGCTGAATAG
- a CDS encoding amino acid ABC transporter permease — MPDSRDGQSKNTIIMVTDGPSIPDPREWRLINAWSIALVGAVTTLCLLAWFKPDPYREILLFVPDGLAATFQVTLLSICCAVPLGLLTGLGRISRHRLINLVASTYVEVIRGIPLLVQIFYFYYALSGMLQLSRTAAAVISISFCYGAYMGEVFRAGILAISKGQTEAARSLGFNRFQTMFYVILPQAWRTILPPIGNECIAMLKDTALVSVVSMPDLMQRARSFANNTYLYFETYTVIALIYLIITLLLSKVVSIMESRLNYYDGKK; from the coding sequence ATGCCCGACAGCCGCGACGGCCAAAGCAAGAATACCATTATCATGGTCACCGATGGTCCATCCATTCCAGACCCCCGTGAATGGCGGCTTATCAACGCCTGGTCCATTGCGCTGGTGGGGGCCGTCACCACTCTTTGCCTTCTGGCATGGTTCAAGCCAGACCCCTATCGCGAAATTCTTCTGTTCGTCCCTGACGGACTTGCCGCCACCTTCCAGGTGACCCTTCTTTCCATCTGCTGCGCTGTTCCGCTGGGGCTGCTGACGGGTCTGGGCCGCATTTCGCGCCACCGGCTCATCAATCTCGTTGCTTCCACCTATGTGGAAGTCATCCGCGGCATTCCGCTGCTGGTGCAGATATTCTATTTTTACTACGCCCTTTCCGGCATGCTCCAGCTGAGCCGCACCGCCGCTGCCGTCATCTCCATCAGCTTCTGCTACGGCGCCTACATGGGCGAAGTCTTCCGCGCGGGCATTCTGGCCATCTCCAAGGGCCAGACGGAAGCGGCGCGCTCCCTGGGCTTCAACCGCTTCCAGACCATGTTCTACGTCATCCTGCCGCAGGCCTGGCGTACCATCCTGCCGCCCATCGGCAACGAATGCATTGCCATGCTCAAGGACACGGCCCTGGTTTCCGTGGTCTCCATGCCGGACCTCATGCAGCGGGCGCGCAGCTTTGCCAACAATACCTATCTCTATTTTGAAACCTATACGGTCATTGCTCTCATCTACCTGATCATCACGCTGCTGCTCTCCAAGGTGGTCAGCATAATGGAATCCCGGCTGAACTACTATGATGGAAAAAAGTAA
- a CDS encoding amino acid ABC transporter ATP-binding protein encodes MMEKSNIAPIISIRNVWKYFGKNAALQDISLDISPGERVVIIGPSGSGKSTLLRSINRLEEIDSGTILVQGQDITDHHNNINTMRRNLGMVFQQFNLFPHKTVLQNVTLAPIKLLKLSRSEAEDRAFTLLKRVGISDKANVFPAQLSGGQQQRVAIARALAMQPAIMLFDEPTSALDPEMVGEVLDVMVSLAEDGMTMICVTHEMGFARTVADRVIFMDQGQILEMGTPERLFTAPRHPRLRQFLNQIL; translated from the coding sequence ATGATGGAAAAAAGTAATATCGCCCCGATCATCAGCATCCGCAATGTCTGGAAATACTTTGGCAAGAATGCCGCGCTTCAGGACATCAGCCTGGATATCTCCCCCGGCGAACGCGTGGTGATCATCGGCCCGTCCGGTTCCGGCAAGTCCACCCTGCTGCGTTCCATCAACCGCCTGGAAGAAATCGACAGTGGCACCATCCTGGTCCAGGGGCAGGACATCACGGACCATCACAACAATATCAATACCATGCGGCGCAATCTGGGCATGGTCTTTCAGCAGTTCAACCTCTTTCCGCACAAGACGGTCCTGCAAAACGTGACCCTGGCCCCCATCAAGCTGCTCAAGCTGTCCCGCAGCGAAGCCGAAGACCGCGCCTTTACCCTGCTCAAGCGCGTGGGCATCAGCGACAAGGCCAATGTCTTTCCGGCCCAGCTTTCCGGCGGACAGCAGCAGCGCGTGGCCATTGCCCGCGCCCTGGCCATGCAGCCGGCCATCATGCTCTTTGACGAGCCGACGTCCGCCCTGGACCCGGAAATGGTGGGGGAAGTGCTGGATGTCATGGTGTCGCTGGCCGAGGACGGCATGACCATGATCTGCGTCACCCACGAAATGGGCTTTGCCCGCACCGTGGCTGACCGCGTCATCTTCATGGATCAGGGCCAGATACTGGAAATGGGCACGCCGGAGCGCCTCTTTACCGCCCCCCGGCATCCCCGCCTGCGCCAGTTCCTCAACCAGATTCTCTGA
- a CDS encoding tRNA-specific 2-thiouridylase: MRIAVAVSGGVDSLCALWRLHQDGHEVLAVHGLFLPPGEDIPPRQTADDALSVTVRLPASCGNATGDLPPARLFCLDPADVPASAPLLPAPLADSLSPALPGLRQNCRKLGIPLYLLDARALFDACVVRPFVRAYAAGQTPNPCALCNRHIKFGILAAAARELQADLATGHYARLGTLPETGGLTLTSAADSAKDQGYFLALVPPAALERVHFPLDSLRKQDCLQAVRAAGLSVPLPGESQEICFIPPHEDAYRDFLQERWKQEGIPCPAVGPVLLRWRQEDGHMAERPLGRHNGLWRYTEGQRRGLGIAHSEPLYVLAKDMSRNALLVGGRSLLGMHTCLTRPANFFLPPDRWQAMPAAGETLRVRLRYRQQPVPARVGIRPDGGLHICPAPHSGPHFPSAPGQVAAVYDAQGRMLAGALISDIS, translated from the coding sequence ATGCGCATTGCCGTGGCCGTCAGCGGCGGCGTGGACAGTCTCTGTGCCCTCTGGCGCCTGCACCAGGACGGGCATGAGGTGCTGGCCGTGCACGGTCTTTTTCTGCCGCCGGGGGAAGACATTCCCCCGCGGCAGACGGCAGATGACGCCCTGTCCGTCACTGTCCGCCTGCCTGCTTCCTGCGGAAACGCCACCGGCGACCTGCCGCCGGCCCGCCTCTTCTGCCTGGACCCGGCAGACGTTCCCGCCTCCGCTCCCCTGCTACCTGCCCCTCTGGCGGACAGCCTGTCCCCGGCCCTGCCGGGCCTGCGCCAGAACTGCCGCAAGCTGGGCATTCCCCTGTATCTGCTGGATGCCCGGGCACTCTTCGACGCCTGCGTGGTGCGGCCCTTTGTGCGGGCCTATGCCGCCGGGCAGACGCCCAATCCCTGCGCCCTGTGCAACCGGCATATCAAGTTCGGTATTCTTGCCGCCGCCGCCCGTGAGCTTCAGGCGGACCTGGCCACCGGCCACTATGCCCGCCTCGGCACCCTGCCGGAGACCGGCGGCCTTACCCTGACCAGCGCCGCAGACAGCGCCAAGGACCAGGGCTATTTTCTTGCTCTGGTACCGCCTGCGGCCCTGGAGCGGGTGCACTTTCCGCTGGACAGCCTGCGTAAGCAGGACTGCCTGCAGGCGGTCCGTGCCGCCGGCCTGTCCGTTCCCCTGCCCGGAGAAAGTCAGGAAATCTGTTTCATTCCCCCGCATGAAGACGCCTACCGCGACTTTCTGCAAGAGCGCTGGAAACAGGAAGGTATCCCCTGCCCGGCAGTCGGCCCCGTGCTGCTGCGCTGGCGGCAGGAGGACGGACACATGGCCGAACGCCCCCTGGGACGGCACAACGGCCTCTGGCGCTATACCGAAGGGCAGCGGCGCGGCCTGGGCATAGCCCACAGCGAGCCGCTGTATGTGCTTGCCAAGGACATGTCCCGCAATGCCCTGCTGGTGGGCGGCCGTTCCCTGCTGGGCATGCACACCTGCCTGACCCGTCCCGCCAATTTCTTTCTGCCGCCGGACCGCTGGCAGGCAATGCCCGCTGCCGGAGAAACGCTGCGGGTGCGCCTGCGCTATCGCCAGCAGCCCGTGCCGGCTAGGGTAGGCATCCGTCCCGACGGCGGGCTGCACATCTGCCCGGCCCCGCACAGCGGGCCGCACTTTCCCTCGGCCCCCGGCCAGGTGGCCGCCGTTTACGATGCGCAGGGCCGCATGCTGGCCGGCGCCCTCATCAGTGACATCAGCTGA
- a CDS encoding flavodoxin family protein has product MNVLLVNGSPHANGATATALKTIADRLHEHGVDSRLFHIGNKAIRGCIACNYCGPNRVCFLNDDPVNEGMALLRTSDALIVGSPVYYAGPNATLCAFLDRVFYRKSDAYAFKPAAAVVSCRRGGASATFDRLNKYFTIARMPVVSSQYWNSIHGNNAEEALQDKEGLQTMRTLADNMAWLLKCIAAGKAAGITPPEPEPWEGTNFIR; this is encoded by the coding sequence ATGAACGTTCTGCTTGTCAACGGCAGTCCCCACGCCAACGGGGCCACGGCAACGGCCCTCAAGACCATTGCCGACCGCCTGCACGAACACGGCGTGGATTCCCGCCTGTTCCACATCGGCAACAAGGCCATCCGCGGCTGCATTGCCTGCAATTACTGCGGCCCCAACCGGGTCTGCTTCCTCAACGACGACCCGGTCAACGAGGGCATGGCCCTGCTCCGCACCTCCGATGCGCTCATCGTCGGTTCGCCGGTATACTATGCCGGACCCAATGCCACGTTGTGCGCCTTTCTTGACCGTGTTTTCTACCGCAAGTCCGATGCCTATGCCTTCAAGCCGGCGGCGGCCGTGGTCAGCTGTCGCCGGGGCGGGGCAAGCGCCACCTTTGACCGCCTGAACAAGTATTTCACCATTGCCCGCATGCCCGTGGTCTCCTCCCAGTACTGGAACTCCATCCACGGCAATAATGCGGAAGAAGCCCTGCAGGACAAGGAGGGCTTGCAGACCATGCGCACCCTGGCCGACAATATGGCCTGGCTGCTCAAGTGCATTGCCGCGGGCAAGGCCGCCGGCATCACGCCGCCGGAACCCGAACCCTGGGAAGGCACCAACTTCATCCGCTAG
- a CDS encoding CrcB family protein, whose amino-acid sequence MATLSNLLLLGGAGALGTLARYATSELANRLAGGSYPLGTLTVNVLGSFLFGFIWHLAAVRLMIPDQVRLLLLVGFMGSFTTFSSLMFDSFALGQERLGLLFCNILVQVVLGMGALLLGMTLARHV is encoded by the coding sequence ATGGCAACGCTGAGCAATCTTTTGCTGCTGGGCGGGGCGGGAGCGCTGGGAACGCTGGCCCGCTACGCCACATCCGAACTGGCCAACCGTCTGGCCGGAGGCAGCTACCCGTTGGGGACCCTCACGGTCAATGTGCTGGGCAGTTTTCTGTTCGGCTTCATCTGGCATCTGGCGGCCGTGCGCCTCATGATTCCCGATCAGGTCCGCCTGTTGCTGCTGGTGGGCTTCATGGGATCCTTCACCACCTTTTCGTCCCTTATGTTCGATTCCTTTGCCCTGGGGCAGGAGCGGCTGGGGCTGCTGTTTTGCAACATCCTTGTGCAGGTGGTCCTGGGCATGGGGGCGCTGCTGCTGGGCATGACCCTGGCCCGGCATGTCTAG
- a CDS encoding monomeric [FeFe] hydrogenase, with translation MALSNKNMVCALRLGVIGHVAQAFWNGRLAETVDRIPHDMRPRNGRKQTRCCIYKDRAILRERIIAALGFRLEDEQDDSIPLRQFAQRALEEQTPRRPVLTICDIACHSCMKARYFVSDACQGCVARSCAGSCRFGAIAIVQGRAHIDPDKCRNCGQCHAHCPYHAIVRLTVPCEAACPVQAIRKGVEGRAEIDFARCTSCGRCLRACPSGAVMERSDVLPVLMALASPRHVTALVAPAMAGQFKGGLPRIITALKKLGFDEVVEVAAGADLASEQDARHWAERMQRGDTFMTTSFCPAYVEAVRRHAPELLPFVSESRTPMHYAAEISRAGHPDTVNVFLGPCVAQRTEALGDPLVDFVLTFEEAGALLDARGIRVDECEASPLGTASGAGRGYAVTGGVAAAIRALAGDACAVHPVCINGLSPQAMRRLRSYVDGDCPGNLVEVMACAGGCVGGSGVLVEPDTAARLVERFARATCGSAARHESLTAHE, from the coding sequence ATGGCCCTGTCAAACAAAAATATGGTCTGTGCCCTGCGTCTGGGCGTTATCGGCCACGTTGCACAGGCCTTCTGGAACGGTCGCCTAGCGGAAACGGTGGACAGGATTCCCCATGACATGCGGCCCCGCAACGGGCGGAAGCAGACCCGCTGCTGCATTTACAAGGACCGTGCCATTCTGCGCGAACGCATCATCGCCGCCCTGGGCTTTCGTCTGGAAGACGAGCAGGACGACAGCATTCCCCTGCGGCAGTTTGCCCAGCGGGCGCTGGAGGAACAGACGCCCAGGAGGCCCGTGCTCACCATCTGCGACATTGCCTGCCACAGCTGCATGAAGGCCCGCTATTTTGTCAGCGATGCCTGCCAGGGATGCGTGGCCCGTTCCTGCGCGGGCAGCTGCCGCTTTGGCGCCATCGCCATTGTGCAGGGGCGCGCCCACATTGATCCCGACAAATGCCGCAACTGCGGCCAGTGCCATGCCCACTGTCCCTATCATGCCATTGTGCGCCTCACTGTGCCGTGCGAGGCGGCCTGCCCCGTGCAGGCCATCCGCAAGGGCGTGGAAGGCCGTGCGGAAATCGATTTTGCCCGATGCACCAGCTGCGGGCGCTGCCTGCGGGCCTGCCCCTCGGGCGCCGTCATGGAGCGCAGCGACGTGCTGCCCGTGCTCATGGCGCTGGCCTCTCCCCGGCATGTCACGGCTCTGGTGGCGCCGGCCATGGCGGGGCAGTTCAAGGGCGGCCTGCCGCGCATCATCACTGCCCTGAAAAAACTGGGCTTTGACGAGGTGGTGGAGGTGGCCGCCGGCGCGGATCTTGCCAGCGAGCAGGACGCCCGCCACTGGGCGGAGCGCATGCAGCGGGGAGACACCTTCATGACCACGTCCTTCTGTCCGGCCTATGTGGAGGCCGTGCGGCGGCATGCTCCCGAACTGCTGCCCTTTGTGTCCGAGAGCCGGACGCCCATGCACTATGCGGCGGAAATTTCCCGCGCCGGCCATCCCGATACGGTCAATGTCTTTCTGGGGCCGTGTGTGGCCCAGCGCACCGAGGCCCTTGGCGATCCGCTGGTGGATTTTGTGCTGACCTTTGAGGAAGCGGGCGCGCTGCTGGATGCCCGCGGCATTCGCGTGGACGAGTGCGAGGCTTCTCCGCTGGGAACGGCCAGCGGCGCCGGCCGGGGCTATGCCGTCACCGGCGGGGTGGCGGCGGCCATCCGCGCGCTGGCGGGCGACGCCTGCGCGGTGCACCCCGTGTGCATCAACGGTCTGTCGCCGCAGGCCATGCGCCGGCTGCGTTCCTACGTTGACGGGGACTGTCCCGGCAATCTGGTGGAGGTCATGGCCTGCGCGGGCGGTTGTGTGGGCGGGTCCGGTGTGCTGGTCGAGCCGGATACGGCGGCCCGGCTGGTGGAACGCTTTGCCCGCGCCACCTGCGGCAGTGCTGCCCGGCATGAGAGCCTGACGGCGCATGAATGA
- a CDS encoding SPOR domain-containing protein: MNVFRRQKEHGPDREQRPAAGLPMTLPSVLVVLFLALVAISSSYLVGIMFGRSQWEDISPFVAGKEDALREETAAADEETVAGEDSEQTAETEQNEPGILAAEDLRFARVLRAAPGENVDQVTPPLAPAQPAVPPRTGTDAAAPAAVPAMPPGMQAAVPEGQTAPPATPATMFDYVFQVGAFRDAGAVDDLRQRLEGRGLRTRMEKSGRYYLVLVLLRGNAERAAEIPRIMHELRLGDPIQRSRKPVLR; this comes from the coding sequence ATGAACGTTTTTCGTAGACAGAAGGAACACGGCCCCGACCGGGAGCAGCGCCCGGCCGCCGGTCTGCCCATGACGCTGCCGTCCGTGCTGGTGGTGCTCTTTCTGGCGCTGGTGGCCATATCGTCGTCCTATCTGGTGGGCATCATGTTTGGCCGCAGCCAGTGGGAGGACATTTCTCCCTTTGTGGCCGGCAAGGAAGATGCCCTGCGAGAAGAGACCGCTGCGGCGGATGAGGAGACCGTGGCCGGGGAGGACAGCGAGCAGACAGCGGAGACGGAGCAGAACGAGCCGGGCATTCTGGCTGCCGAAGACCTGCGCTTTGCCCGGGTGCTGCGCGCTGCGCCGGGCGAGAATGTGGATCAGGTCACACCGCCGCTGGCGCCGGCACAGCCTGCCGTACCCCCTCGCACGGGCACGGATGCCGCCGCGCCTGCTGCGGTTCCCGCCATGCCGCCCGGCATGCAGGCCGCTGTGCCCGAAGGCCAGACCGCGCCGCCGGCCACGCCGGCCACCATGTTTGACTATGTGTTTCAGGTGGGCGCCTTTCGTGATGCCGGCGCCGTGGACGATCTGCGGCAGCGCCTTGAGGGGCGCGGCCTGCGCACCCGCATGGAAAAGAGCGGCCGCTACTATCTGGTGCTGGTGCTTTTGCGCGGTAATGCGGAGCGCGCGGCGGAGATTCCCCGCATCATGCACGAGCTGCGCCTGGGCGATCCCATCCAGCGCAGCCGCAAGCCTGTCCTGCGCTGA
- a CDS encoding peptidoglycan glycosyltransferase gives MLRPFLSAVLGCLLLVLSAPLVRAEDTPASLHVRNHTHMELLSIRFSTTRVESFARLDLPPDGEDTLERPGGVQDLRLDFGLVLWNFPHIDLDRLQGITACREHDAPCLLLHGSRGEETHCAGTVRSLLPADGRPVCALTSFRPGMKMDDACALLEKNLLTDENGAVLTSLGFAGLVWAARLTPGQGPVRSAVLEHLELRQTLTTDHLRALLSTLYAQGYSLWQAEFPGMDFNFTEMTTFDEERRRQILQQGVELMFSAGTGEASIMLAPRALLPALLDAEDPKEDVQLFTVTLRPASSTLLVDIASYTAELQDEGER, from the coding sequence ATGTTGCGTCCTTTTCTTTCCGCTGTCCTTGGCTGCCTGCTGCTGGTGCTTTCCGCTCCCCTCGTCAGGGCGGAAGACACCCCGGCAAGCCTTCACGTCCGCAACCATACCCATATGGAGCTGCTGAGCATCCGCTTCAGCACGACCCGTGTGGAAAGTTTCGCCCGGCTTGATCTGCCGCCGGACGGGGAAGATACCCTGGAACGTCCCGGCGGCGTCCAGGACCTGCGCCTGGATTTCGGCCTGGTTCTCTGGAACTTTCCGCACATCGATCTGGACCGCCTGCAAGGCATCACTGCCTGCCGCGAACATGACGCCCCCTGCCTGCTGCTGCACGGCAGCAGGGGCGAGGAAACGCACTGTGCCGGCACGGTCCGCAGCCTGCTCCCGGCTGACGGCCGCCCCGTCTGTGCCCTTACCAGCTTCCGCCCGGGCATGAAGATGGACGATGCCTGCGCCCTGCTGGAAAAGAACCTGCTGACGGATGAAAATGGCGCCGTGCTCACCAGTCTGGGCTTTGCGGGGCTGGTCTGGGCCGCCCGGCTTACCCCCGGACAGGGGCCGGTGCGTTCGGCCGTGCTGGAACATCTGGAACTGCGCCAGACCCTCACCACCGACCATCTGCGCGCCCTGCTGTCCACCCTCTATGCCCAGGGCTACAGCCTCTGGCAGGCCGAATTTCCGGGCATGGACTTCAATTTTACGGAAATGACCACCTTTGACGAGGAGCGCCGCCGCCAGATTCTCCAGCAGGGGGTGGAACTCATGTTCAGCGCCGGCACGGGCGAGGCCTCCATCATGCTGGCTCCGCGTGCCCTGCTGCCGGCCCTGCTGGATGCCGAAGACCCCAAGGAAGACGTGCAGCTCTTCACCGTCACCCTGCGCCCGGCTTCCTCCACCCTTCTGGTGGACATTGCCTCCTATACGGCAGAACTCCAGGACGAGGGCGAACGCTAG
- a CDS encoding peptidylprolyl isomerase, with protein sequence MLQTFLRRALLAVLAACLLGAVPFGPAQAAGPDPVVKLETSLGDIVLRLDATKAPRTVANFVEYVRAGQYDGTIFHRVIRDFMIQGGGMTPDLREKPTRAPIRNEADNGLENRRYTIAMARTAEPHSATSQFFINTRDNAFLDYRGATPQGWGYAVFGKVIRGQNVVDKIAAVPTTSRGFYDDVPQEPVIIKRAIVVE encoded by the coding sequence ATGCTGCAAACCTTTCTTCGTCGTGCCCTGCTGGCGGTGCTGGCCGCCTGCCTGCTGGGCGCGGTTCCTTTCGGACCGGCGCAGGCCGCCGGCCCTGATCCGGTGGTGAAACTGGAAACCAGCCTTGGCGACATTGTGCTGCGTCTGGATGCCACCAAGGCTCCCCGGACCGTGGCCAACTTTGTGGAATATGTGCGGGCCGGGCAGTATGACGGCACCATCTTTCACCGTGTCATCCGCGATTTCATGATTCAGGGCGGCGGCATGACCCCTGATCTGCGCGAAAAGCCCACCCGGGCGCCCATCCGCAACGAGGCGGACAACGGCCTGGAAAACCGCCGCTACACCATTGCCATGGCCCGTACCGCCGAACCCCATTCGGCCACCTCGCAGTTCTTCATCAACACGCGGGACAATGCCTTTCTTGATTACCGCGGCGCCACCCCGCAGGGCTGGGGCTATGCCGTGTTCGGCAAGGTCATCCGGGGGCAGAACGTGGTGGACAAGATTGCCGCCGTGCCCACGACCAGCCGCGGTTTCTATGATGACGTGCCGCAGGAGCCGGTGATCATCAAGCGGGCCATCGTCGTGGAATAG